In Candidatus Atribacteria bacterium, the following proteins share a genomic window:
- a CDS encoding type IV pilus secretin family protein: protein MNHKSRKRTFLLFILVLFLITLFVVNVSAQNILFTNIWYKKLPNYTHLTIKASGVISEYEVSYVEAPERIVIDVKNANYRIDDLVKNILFLNMGTIKQVRCGQFEIEPVPITRFVVDLFQKSDYEVSLSSDSRLIYIDVYDYTEFKAPEEQIFTVTPVKSEAVKIEKEEAPQISILDTYTEPVNLNIFEEDVVNVIRGLSELTGIDIMIDDSVGGQLTLNLKDKTFREAIELILMNKGLD from the coding sequence ATGAATCACAAAAGTAGAAAAAGAACTTTCTTGCTTTTTATTTTGGTTTTATTTTTAATAACTTTATTTGTGGTAAATGTTAGTGCACAGAATATTTTGTTTACTAATATCTGGTATAAAAAATTACCCAATTATACCCACCTTACCATTAAAGCAAGTGGAGTTATTTCAGAATATGAGGTTTCTTATGTGGAGGCACCGGAGAGAATAGTCATCGACGTAAAGAATGCCAACTATCGCATTGATGACTTAGTTAAGAATATCTTATTTTTAAATATGGGTACGATTAAACAGGTAAGATGCGGGCAATTTGAAATTGAACCTGTTCCTATTACCCGATTCGTAGTTGATTTGTTCCAAAAATCCGACTATGAAGTAAGTTTATCGTCTGATAGCCGATTGATTTATATTGATGTTTATGATTACACCGAATTTAAAGCGCCCGAAGAACAGATCTTTACGGTAACGCCGGTAAAAAGCGAGGCAGTAAAAATTGAAAAAGAAGAAGCACCGCAGATATCCATTTTAGATACCTATACCGAGCCGGTTAATTTAAATATCTTTGAAGAAGATGTGGTCAATGTTATTCGGGGATTATCAGAACTTACCGGAATAGATATAATGATTGATGATTCGGTAGGCGGGCAATTAACGCTAAACCTGAAAGATAAAACTTTTAGAGAAGCCATTGAATTAATTTTAATGAATAAAGGATTAGAT
- the pilM gene encoding type IV pilus assembly protein PilM, producing the protein MFAIDFGSRSIKVAKLRKVSDGYELENYGLTLSPEGAIANGEIFNPIVVAEALSELLKECGIRDNRAIIAITGQKVIVREIVLPLMEEKELMAGVMWEAPKYVPYDLDESIIDAEKVEEFVEKDGNKMMRILLVAAPKTTIQPYMEILRKARIKPKIIDIVSSANIRAFQKNLSEKKEEEQDSSIVDMILSIGASNTNLTLVENGNLKFTRDILVGGNDITKAIAKSLNLSFEEAEKLKRETKISLGKEIEEEEKNESEKIIIKILNQITKEIRKSLSYYKTQSQKVKYNQMILSGGCANIDNIKELLSEQFEIPVIIGTPLERIKVDERVFDVKRLKKLEDTLATVMGLAMRER; encoded by the coding sequence ATGTTTGCCATTGATTTTGGTTCGCGCTCGATTAAAGTTGCAAAATTACGCAAAGTAAGTGATGGTTATGAACTTGAAAATTACGGACTTACCCTTAGCCCTGAAGGGGCTATTGCCAACGGCGAGATTTTTAATCCCATTGTGGTTGCCGAAGCTTTATCTGAATTATTAAAAGAGTGCGGCATTAGAGATAATAGGGCAATAATTGCTATAACCGGGCAAAAAGTGATCGTTAGAGAAATTGTTCTCCCTTTGATGGAAGAAAAGGAATTAATGGCCGGAGTGATGTGGGAAGCACCCAAATATGTCCCTTATGATTTGGATGAATCTATCATTGATGCTGAGAAAGTGGAAGAATTTGTAGAAAAAGACGGAAATAAGATGATGAGAATTCTGTTAGTAGCTGCGCCTAAGACCACCATTCAGCCTTACATGGAAATTTTAAGAAAAGCCAGAATAAAACCCAAAATTATCGATATAGTTTCCTCTGCTAATATTAGAGCCTTTCAAAAAAATCTTTCCGAAAAAAAAGAAGAAGAGCAAGATAGTTCAATTGTGGATATGATACTATCCATCGGAGCGAGCAATACCAACCTTACTCTGGTAGAAAATGGCAATTTAAAATTTACCAGAGATATTTTAGTGGGAGGAAACGACATTACCAAAGCCATCGCCAAGTCTTTGAATCTCTCCTTCGAAGAAGCCGAAAAGCTGAAAAGAGAAACTAAAATATCATTGGGGAAGGAAATAGAGGAAGAAGAAAAGAATGAAAGCGAAAAGATAATAATCAAAATATTAAATCAGATAACCAAAGAAATACGAAAATCACTTAGTTATTATAAGACACAAAGTCAAAAAGTTAAATATAACCAGATGATATTATCCGGGGGTTGTGCTAATATAGATAATATTAAAGAGTTGCTCAGTGAGCAATTTGAGATTCCGGTCATCATTGGTACTCCTCTGGAAAGAATAAAGGTTGATGAAAGAGTATTTGATGTAAAGAGATTGAAAAAATTAGAAGATACCTTGGCTACCGTAATGGGATTAGCAATGAGAGAAAGGTAA
- a CDS encoding prepilin-type N-terminal cleavage/methylation domain-containing protein, with amino-acid sequence MKRKEIRGNKLSNILFIKNKKGFSLIEMMIVVAILGIIILGLATFFTGGTRSWVTGQYQLEAQRNARLSMDQMVREIREANYVENSSLSSSIDFHTPFHGNISYSLSGNDLKRDSNTVMNNVLTLDFTYFDNSDTEINNFPLSEEDASKISKVHINLQVDVDKDSSPDITLNSDINLRNRGLSG; translated from the coding sequence GTGAAGAGGAAAGAGATAAGGGGCAATAAATTGTCAAATATTTTATTTATTAAAAATAAAAAGGGATTTAGCTTAATCGAGATGATGATTGTAGTGGCTATTTTAGGGATAATTATTTTAGGATTGGCGACTTTTTTTACCGGAGGAACTCGGTCCTGGGTGACCGGACAATATCAACTTGAAGCGCAACGGAATGCCCGCCTTTCCATGGACCAGATGGTCCGGGAGATAAGAGAAGCGAATTATGTAGAAAATAGTTCATTATCTAGTTCTATTGATTTTCACACCCCTTTTCATGGCAATATTTCTTATTCTTTATCAGGTAATGATTTAAAAAGAGATAGTAACACGGTGATGAATAATGTACTAACTTTAGATTTTACTTACTTTGATAACTCAGATACCGAGATCAATAACTTTCCCTTAAGTGAGGAAGATGCGTCGAAAATATCTAAGGTGCATATTAATTTACAAGTAGATGTAGATAAGGATAGTAGTCCGGACATCACCTTAAATAGTGATATTAATTTGAGAAATCGTGGCTTATCGGGATAG